In the Telopea speciosissima isolate NSW1024214 ecotype Mountain lineage chromosome 2, Tspe_v1, whole genome shotgun sequence genome, one interval contains:
- the LOC122650527 gene encoding LOW QUALITY PROTEIN: protein Jade-1-like (The sequence of the model RefSeq protein was modified relative to this genomic sequence to represent the inferred CDS: deleted 1 base in 1 codon), translating to MAIVAFSIALSSIFIFTAQKEENNRVFYICLSTDGDPSDPIVLCDGCDLMVHATCHGKPFIQGIPEGEWFCARCKISSPSQKLVADEKNANYCCCLCPIKRGAMKPRATEVFTRNRRWIHIMCALLVPEVFFKDPEGRDGIDCSLVPRRRWKGLCDLCHSASGCVIECSEPKCPLAFHVSCGLKEDLFIEYREGKSSGAIVAGFCKNHTVLWKKQQKSEKFMIVAREQQRK from the exons ATGGCAATTGTTGCATTCTCAATAGCACTGTcatccattttcattttcacaGCCCAG aaagaagaaaataatagggTTTTTTACATTTGCCTGAGCACCGACGGAGACCCTTCAGATCCAATCGTCTTGTGTGATGGTTGCGATCTTATGGTTCACGCTACCTGCCACGGAAAACCCTTCATTCAGGGTATCCCAGAA GGGGAGTGGTTCTGTGCCAGGTGCAAAATTTCTTCGCCTTCTCAAAAGCTTGTAGCTGATGAGAAAAATGCCAATTACTGTTGCTGTCTTTGTCCCATTAAAAGAGGAGCCATGAAACCC cgggcgacggaggttttcacacgcaacaggcGGTGGATTCATATCATGTGTGCGCTTCTAGTGCCTGAGGTATTCTTTAAGGACCCAGAAGGAAGGGATGGCATTGATTGTTCACTAGTTCCTCGTAGGAGATGGAAAGGGTTATGCGATCTTTGTCACTCTGCAAGTGGATGTGTTATTGAATGCTCTGAGCCCAAATGCCCATTGGCCTTCCACGTTAGTTGCGGGTTAAAAGAGGATCTATTTATTGAGTACAGAGAAGGGAAGAGCTCAGGTGCAATTGTCGCTGGGTTCTGCAAAAACCACACTGTGCTGTGGAAGAAG CAACAAAAGAGTGAAAAGTTCATGATTGTAGCTAGGGAGCAGCAAAGGAAATAA